The Plasmodium berghei ANKA genome assembly, chromosome: 8 genome has a segment encoding these proteins:
- a CDS encoding ubiquitin-conjugating enzyme E2, putative, with product MSTFARRRIIQDLNKINKEQNRSFEAAPFSDNIMCCHSIIRGPEDTIWECGIFHLIINFSEEYPVSPPKVKFLSKMFHPNIYTDGNICLDILQNQWSPIYDITSLLTSIQSLLNDPNTASPANPEAAKIFMTDKLLYNKRVLMCVEDSWEIPKFNTNGFN from the exons atgtcaACATTTGCAAGAAGAAGGATTATTCAAGACctgaacaaaataaacaagGAACAAAATCGAAGTTTTGAAGCAGCTCCTTTTTCTGATAACATAATGTGCTGTCATTCAATTATAAGAGGCCCAGAAGATACAATATGGGAATGTggaatttttcatttaattattaatttttcagaGGAATATCCAGTTAGCCCTCCTAAggtaaaatttttatcaaaaatgtttcatccaaatatatataccgATGGAAATATTTGCCTAGATATACTACAAAATCAATGGAGCCCTATTTATGATATTACTTCATTGTTGACATCAATTCAATCTTTGTTAAATGACCCCAATACGGCTTCACCAGCAAATCCAGAAGCAgctaaaatttttatgacagacaaattattatacaaTAAGAGAGTCTTG ATGTGCGTTGAAGATAGTTGGGAAATCCCCAAATTTAACACTAATGGTTTTAAttaa